The Paenibacillus tianjinensis genome has a window encoding:
- the alaS gene encoding alanine--tRNA ligase has product MKASEIRSKWLQFFESKGHKIEPSASLVPHNDPSLLWINAGMAPLKAYFDGREIPENPRLTNSQKCIRTNDIENVGKTRRHHTFFEMLGNFSIGDYFKEEAITWAWEFLTGKEWIGFDGDRISVTVYAEDEEAFKLWNEKVGLPAERIIKLGDENFWDIGEGPCGPCSEIFYDRGEAYGSDMSDPEMYPGGENERWLEVWNLVFSQFNHNKDGSYTPLPNKNIDTGAGLERLASILQDVDSNFDTDLFQPVIQKTAGLARVKYKDNLEQDIALKVIADHIRTVTFAVGDGVLPSNEGRGYIIRRLLRRAVRYGKTLGLDRPFLHELTETVGEVMGVYYPSVVENREYIAKIIRLEEERFHETLSDGLTILGEISAKAKADGLGTIAGADAFKLYDTYGFPFDLTEDFASEQGLTVDREGFDAAMQEQRDRARAARQDNASMKIQGGALAELTVKSEFVGYTDVVTESKILAIVVDGALVDVVSEGAECQVVLETTPFYAESGGQVSDTGLLTGGSVTAKVTGLFKAPHGQHVHLVTVEAGDLKVGDSVRAEVNREQREDIVKNHTATHLLHKALKEVLGGHVNQAGSLVEGARLRFDFSHFGAITPEELSDIEHRVNAQIWRGLDVVIENKPIDEAKAMGAMALFGEKYGNIVRVVQVGDYSLELCGGIHVANTSQIGIFKLVSESGIGSGVRRIEAVTGRYAYQFTESQLDLLKQSAGLLKSSLNDVPKRIEALHAQVREISRENESLQSKLSATFAAELTGSVKTVGGGTQLLAVAVQAGNMDALRSTADELKAKLPDAVLVLGAAMDDKVNFVVSVPQELVKKGFHAGKLVKEVAAVCGGGGGGRPDMAQAGGKDASKLSEALAKAEELVAAQA; this is encoded by the coding sequence ATGAAAGCAAGTGAAATCCGTTCCAAATGGTTGCAGTTTTTTGAGAGCAAAGGCCACAAAATCGAGCCAAGCGCCTCGCTCGTTCCGCACAATGACCCATCGCTGCTATGGATCAATGCCGGGATGGCGCCGCTGAAGGCGTATTTTGACGGACGGGAGATTCCTGAGAATCCCCGCCTGACGAACTCACAGAAATGTATCCGCACCAATGATATTGAGAATGTAGGCAAGACACGCCGCCACCATACATTCTTCGAGATGCTGGGCAACTTCTCCATCGGCGATTATTTCAAGGAAGAAGCAATTACCTGGGCCTGGGAGTTCCTGACCGGCAAGGAATGGATCGGCTTCGACGGCGACCGCATTTCCGTTACCGTGTATGCCGAGGATGAAGAAGCATTCAAGCTGTGGAATGAAAAGGTTGGCCTGCCTGCTGAGCGCATCATCAAGCTGGGCGACGAGAACTTCTGGGATATCGGCGAAGGCCCTTGCGGTCCTTGTTCGGAAATATTCTATGACCGCGGCGAAGCTTATGGCAGCGACATGAGTGATCCTGAAATGTATCCGGGCGGCGAGAATGAACGCTGGCTGGAAGTGTGGAACCTCGTATTCTCCCAGTTCAACCATAACAAGGACGGCAGCTATACACCGCTTCCTAATAAGAACATTGATACCGGTGCAGGCCTGGAGCGTCTGGCATCCATTCTGCAGGATGTGGACTCCAACTTCGACACCGACCTGTTCCAGCCGGTAATTCAGAAAACTGCCGGTCTGGCCCGAGTCAAATACAAAGATAATCTGGAGCAGGATATCGCACTCAAGGTCATTGCAGACCATATCCGTACCGTTACCTTTGCGGTTGGTGACGGGGTGCTTCCTTCTAATGAAGGCCGCGGCTATATTATCCGCCGGTTGCTCCGCCGTGCTGTCCGTTACGGCAAAACCTTAGGACTTGACCGTCCATTCCTGCACGAGCTGACGGAAACTGTCGGCGAAGTGATGGGCGTGTACTACCCGTCCGTTGTGGAGAACCGCGAATATATCGCCAAAATCATTCGCCTGGAAGAAGAACGCTTCCACGAAACACTGTCCGACGGGCTCACTATACTTGGTGAAATATCGGCCAAAGCAAAAGCTGACGGACTGGGTACGATTGCAGGTGCTGATGCGTTCAAGCTCTATGACACCTACGGCTTCCCGTTTGACCTGACAGAAGACTTTGCTTCCGAGCAGGGACTTACCGTAGACCGCGAAGGCTTCGATGCAGCGATGCAGGAGCAGCGCGACCGGGCCAGAGCAGCCCGCCAGGACAACGCGAGCATGAAAATCCAAGGCGGCGCTCTTGCCGAACTGACGGTTAAAAGCGAATTTGTTGGATATACTGACGTGGTAACAGAGTCTAAAATACTGGCAATTGTGGTTGACGGCGCACTTGTTGATGTCGTCAGCGAAGGCGCAGAATGCCAGGTTGTGCTTGAAACTACGCCTTTCTATGCAGAGAGCGGCGGCCAGGTCAGCGACACCGGTCTTCTGACTGGTGGTTCCGTAACTGCTAAGGTTACGGGCCTGTTCAAGGCTCCGCACGGCCAGCATGTTCACCTGGTGACTGTTGAAGCCGGAGACCTGAAAGTCGGCGATAGCGTCCGGGCAGAGGTAAACCGTGAGCAGCGTGAAGATATTGTGAAGAACCATACCGCAACTCACCTGCTGCACAAAGCGCTTAAAGAAGTACTCGGCGGTCATGTTAATCAGGCCGGCTCTTTAGTAGAAGGCGCACGCCTGCGCTTCGACTTCTCGCATTTCGGCGCGATTACACCGGAAGAGCTGAGCGACATTGAGCACCGGGTAAATGCGCAGATCTGGCGCGGACTGGATGTAGTCATTGAGAACAAGCCGATTGACGAAGCCAAAGCGATGGGTGCTATGGCACTCTTCGGCGAGAAATACGGCAACATCGTCCGTGTCGTTCAAGTCGGTGATTACAGTCTTGAGCTGTGCGGCGGGATTCATGTTGCGAACACTTCGCAGATCGGCATCTTCAAGCTGGTCAGCGAAAGCGGTATTGGCTCCGGGGTACGCCGGATTGAGGCAGTAACCGGACGTTATGCTTACCAGTTTACAGAAAGCCAGCTGGATCTGCTGAAGCAATCGGCGGGGCTGCTCAAATCCTCGCTGAACGATGTGCCGAAGCGCATTGAAGCTCTGCATGCACAAGTACGTGAAATTTCCCGTGAGAATGAATCACTTCAGTCGAAGCTGAGCGCTACCTTTGCCGCTGAGCTGACCGGCAGTGTGAAGACGGTGGGCGGCGGAACACAGCTGCTTGCAGTTGCTGTTCAGGCAGGCAATATGGATGCCCTGCGGTCCACAGCGGATGAACTGAAAGCCAAGCTACCGGATGCTGTACTTGTACTGGGCGCAGCGATGGATGATAAGGTTAACTTTGTAGTGTCAGTGCCGCAGGAGCTGGTTAAAAAAGGCTTCCATGCCGGCAAACTGGTCAAAGAAGTTGCAGCAGTATGCGGCGGCGGCGGTGGCGGACGGCCGGATATGGCCCAAGCAGGCGGCAAAGACGCTTCCAAGCTGTCTGAAGCTCTCGCCAAGGCCGAGGAGCTAGTTGCTGCCCAGGCTTAA
- a CDS encoding IreB family regulatory phosphoprotein, with the protein MDSMDKTVKFNVKGDEKEASSQEILLAVYDALVEKEYHPINQIVGYLLSGDPAYIPRHNNARSLVRRKERDELIEELVRFYLANHRVDHPK; encoded by the coding sequence ATGGACTCCATGGACAAAACGGTTAAATTCAATGTGAAGGGTGACGAAAAGGAAGCTTCTTCCCAGGAAATTCTGCTCGCCGTATACGACGCGCTGGTGGAGAAAGAATACCATCCGATCAACCAGATCGTGGGGTATCTTCTATCCGGAGATCCGGCTTACATTCCGCGCCACAACAATGCGAGAAGTTTGGTCCGGAGAAAAGAACGTGATGAGCTGATCGAGGAACTGGTTCGTTTCTACCTGGCTAATCATCGGGTGGATCATCCGAAATGA
- the ruvX gene encoding Holliday junction resolvase RuvX: MKKLGLDYGDRRIGVATSDIFGWTAQALETIERRGNGNEFERIRELVKEYEIGEIVVGLPKNMNGSVGPRGEICIEFAEQLREQFEIPVHLWDERLTTVSAERVLIEGDVSRKKRKGIVDKMAAALILQNFLDANSKR; encoded by the coding sequence ATGAAGAAGCTGGGTCTGGATTACGGCGACCGTAGAATCGGAGTCGCCACAAGCGATATTTTCGGCTGGACAGCCCAGGCTCTGGAAACCATTGAGCGCCGCGGGAACGGCAATGAGTTCGAACGGATTCGTGAACTGGTCAAGGAGTACGAAATCGGGGAAATTGTGGTTGGTCTGCCAAAGAATATGAATGGCTCTGTAGGACCCCGCGGTGAAATCTGTATTGAGTTTGCCGAACAGCTGCGGGAGCAATTCGAAATACCCGTACACCTTTGGGATGAGCGTCTGACGACGGTATCCGCTGAGCGGGTGCTGATTGAAGGGGACGTCAGCCGGAAGAAACGCAAAGGGATTGTAGACAAAATGGCTGCAGCCCTGATTTTGCAAAATTTTTTGGATGCTAACAGTAAAAGGTGA
- a CDS encoding DUF1292 domain-containing protein produces the protein MTNEQIGQEEEPEIIYIPDEEGNEEEFEVIMKFEVDGSDAKYMMVVPLDSEDEESDEVYAFRYEEDGEDLQLFMIENDEEWAIVEETFNTLVDELDGGAEND, from the coding sequence ATGACAAACGAGCAGATTGGCCAAGAAGAAGAACCGGAAATTATCTATATTCCCGATGAGGAAGGTAATGAAGAGGAATTCGAGGTCATCATGAAGTTTGAAGTTGATGGTTCGGATGCGAAGTATATGATGGTAGTTCCACTGGATTCCGAGGATGAAGAGAGTGATGAGGTATATGCGTTCCGCTATGAGGAAGACGGCGAAGACCTGCAGCTTTTCATGATCGAGAACGACGAAGAGTGGGCGATTGTCGAAGAAACCTTCAATACTTTGGTAGACGAGCTGGATGGAGGAGCAGAGAATGACTGA
- a CDS encoding DUF1292 domain-containing protein yields the protein MTDFSAEQAVWTSKLKEVYGETVELEDEQGKSSVYDIIAEFEVGDRAYAVLAGSGREAEQEILRIVVSPNGVPELESIVDDEEWEDVSELYDELTLPADDKE from the coding sequence ATGACTGATTTTTCCGCCGAACAAGCGGTATGGACATCGAAGCTCAAGGAAGTATATGGAGAGACTGTAGAACTGGAAGACGAGCAGGGTAAATCTTCCGTTTACGATATTATTGCCGAGTTTGAGGTTGGCGACCGCGCGTATGCGGTACTGGCTGGCTCCGGAAGAGAAGCAGAGCAGGAAATTCTGCGGATCGTGGTTTCACCTAACGGTGTGCCCGAGCTGGAAAGTATCGTTGACGATGAGGAGTGGGAAGATGTCTCTGAGCTGTACGACGAGCTGACTCTCCCTGCTGACGACAAGGAATAA
- the mltG gene encoding endolytic transglycosylase MltG: protein MKAAIRAVLIVILLLALAGGGGAWYIWNGMQPVEPAGPAVTFTIEKGMGSSEIADLLEENGIIRNGLLFKGYLKWVKEGSSFKAGTYTASPGDSYDQLIARLNAGDVVKEETVVFTIPEGFTAAQVADKLAEAWNQKAEVFLKVIDSGAGLAAADRLGIPVNAELRHRLEGYLFPETYELVKDSTPQEIVEAMLEQLEKKLDSIPDWKTKLDKRGLSLHELLTVASLVEREVVVDEERPLVAGVIYNRLNKGQKLEIDATVQYLLDKQKERLLNKDLKVDSPYNTYKNTGLPPGPIASPGLASIQAALEPKASEYYFYVTKKDGSQGHLFGKTYKEHLANIQKSEQSSP from the coding sequence TTGAAAGCCGCAATCCGCGCTGTGCTGATCGTAATCCTTTTGCTGGCCTTAGCAGGAGGGGGAGGCGCATGGTATATTTGGAATGGAATGCAGCCGGTAGAGCCTGCAGGCCCGGCAGTAACGTTTACGATAGAGAAGGGGATGGGCAGTTCGGAAATCGCTGATCTGCTCGAGGAAAACGGCATTATCCGTAATGGGCTATTATTCAAGGGATATTTGAAATGGGTCAAGGAAGGCTCAAGCTTCAAAGCAGGTACATATACTGCAAGCCCTGGAGATAGCTATGACCAGCTGATTGCAAGGCTGAATGCCGGAGATGTGGTAAAGGAAGAAACAGTCGTCTTTACAATTCCTGAAGGATTCACCGCGGCGCAAGTGGCTGATAAACTGGCAGAGGCCTGGAATCAGAAAGCGGAGGTCTTCCTTAAAGTCATAGATTCTGGTGCAGGACTTGCTGCAGCCGACCGGCTGGGGATTCCGGTGAATGCAGAGCTTCGCCACCGGCTTGAGGGATATCTGTTCCCCGAAACGTATGAGCTCGTCAAAGATAGTACACCCCAGGAGATTGTCGAAGCAATGCTGGAGCAGCTGGAGAAGAAGCTGGACAGCATTCCGGACTGGAAAACAAAGCTGGATAAGCGCGGTTTATCCCTGCATGAGCTGCTGACAGTTGCTTCACTCGTAGAGCGTGAGGTTGTAGTGGACGAGGAGCGTCCGCTGGTGGCCGGTGTTATTTATAACAGGCTGAATAAAGGGCAGAAGCTCGAGATTGATGCTACCGTCCAGTATCTGCTGGACAAGCAAAAAGAACGGCTGCTGAACAAGGATCTCAAGGTTGACAGCCCATATAATACGTATAAGAATACTGGATTACCGCCGGGGCCGATTGCCAGCCCGGGTCTTGCTTCCATTCAGGCCGCTCTTGAGCCTAAGGCATCAGAATATTACTTCTATGTGACTAAAAAAGACGGTTCCCAGGGTCATCTGTTCGGTAAGACCTATAAGGAACATTTAGCCAATATCCAAAAAAGTGAACAAAGTTCGCCGTAA
- a CDS encoding peptidase U32 family protein, giving the protein MMNKPELLATAASLEEARALLNAGADALVIGDDRFGMRLAGHFSLEETAAVIELAHGMGRKVYAGLGGLMSNRLLDELPAYVKAIGELGIDGIEFGDPAVLAAVKSQAPGMRLHWNAEMTSTNYFTANYWGRKGASRVVLARELNMDEITEMVPLLEVEAQVQVHGMTNIYHSKRGLVASYMAHQGRPVEDGNLGKERGLFLIEAERRDEKFPIYEDINGTHIMSSDDICILEDLHILLAAGVHSLKIEGLLKPIAYNVAVVKAYRHAVDLYAADPQGYAFDEAWMDGIRALQDPERDLSFGFFYKEQVY; this is encoded by the coding sequence ATGATGAACAAACCGGAGCTGCTGGCCACAGCAGCATCCCTGGAAGAAGCGCGTGCGCTGCTGAATGCCGGTGCGGATGCGCTGGTGATCGGCGATGACCGTTTCGGCATGCGCCTGGCCGGACATTTTTCGCTGGAGGAAACGGCAGCTGTTATAGAACTGGCCCACGGGATGGGCCGCAAAGTCTACGCCGGTCTGGGCGGACTCATGTCCAACCGGCTGCTCGATGAGCTTCCCGCTTACGTGAAAGCTATCGGTGAGCTTGGGATTGACGGGATCGAATTCGGCGATCCGGCAGTTCTGGCTGCTGTGAAGTCTCAGGCGCCGGGCATGAGGCTGCACTGGAATGCCGAGATGACCTCAACGAATTACTTTACGGCCAATTATTGGGGCCGCAAAGGCGCTTCGCGGGTTGTTCTGGCCCGTGAGCTGAACATGGACGAAATCACCGAGATGGTGCCGCTTCTGGAGGTTGAAGCCCAGGTGCAGGTACATGGCATGACGAATATCTACCATTCCAAGCGTGGCCTCGTTGCAAGCTATATGGCCCACCAGGGCCGTCCGGTAGAGGATGGAAACCTCGGCAAGGAACGCGGCTTATTCCTGATTGAAGCAGAGCGCCGGGATGAGAAATTCCCGATTTATGAGGACATCAATGGTACACATATTATGAGCTCCGACGATATCTGTATCCTTGAGGATCTGCATATCCTGCTTGCGGCAGGAGTGCACAGCCTGAAGATTGAAGGGCTGCTGAAACCAATTGCCTATAACGTGGCAGTCGTTAAGGCCTATCGTCATGCGGTGGATCTCTATGCCGCTGACCCGCAGGGCTATGCTTTTGACGAAGCGTGGATGGATGGAATCCGTGCGCTGCAGGACCCTGAGCGTGACCTGTCGTTCGGCTTCTTCTACAAAGAGCAAGTCTATTAA
- a CDS encoding peptidase U32 family protein: MGTMTKPQYKGKRYRLDKPELLAPAGNLEKLKFAVHYGADAVYIGGQKYGLRSGADNFSFEEMREGVEFAKKYGAKVFVATNIYAHNEDIAGIEEYLRNLYEAGIAAIIVADPAIVDTARRLVPGLEVHLSTQQSTLNWQAVSFWKEEGLPRVVLGRETSLEEIAEIKQHVDIEIESFIHGAMCSSYSGRCVLSNHFTDRDSNRGGCCQSCRWKYDLFQDDRPEGTWVSEEEQAEAAAPQRLQPGVTQLPLHQPQDNPFSMGSKDLCMLESIPDLIEAGIDSFKIEGRMKSIHYVATVVNAYRKAIDAYMADPEHYELKPEWLEELQKAANRPLNTGFFYDTPDHEDHIYEPEEKAAPYDFAGLVLEYDAESGMALIQQRNNFKPGQEVEFFGPDNTFFKQIVGELWDEAGNKLDVARHPLQRVRMKVDHPVAYFDMMRKRK, translated from the coding sequence ATGGGAACCATGACTAAGCCCCAGTATAAGGGCAAACGTTACCGTCTGGACAAACCGGAGCTCCTTGCTCCGGCGGGTAACCTGGAAAAATTGAAATTCGCCGTGCACTATGGTGCGGATGCAGTATATATTGGAGGCCAGAAATATGGTCTGCGCTCCGGAGCGGATAATTTCAGCTTCGAGGAAATGCGCGAGGGTGTGGAATTCGCCAAGAAATACGGCGCTAAAGTGTTTGTTGCTACCAATATCTATGCTCACAATGAAGATATCGCCGGGATTGAAGAATACCTGCGTAACCTATACGAAGCCGGAATTGCCGCCATCATTGTGGCAGACCCGGCCATTGTCGATACTGCACGTCGGCTGGTACCGGGACTTGAGGTGCATCTAAGCACCCAGCAGTCCACCCTCAACTGGCAGGCGGTATCCTTCTGGAAAGAGGAAGGCCTGCCGCGTGTCGTTCTCGGCCGGGAGACCAGTCTGGAAGAGATCGCCGAGATTAAACAGCATGTTGATATCGAAATCGAGAGCTTTATCCACGGAGCCATGTGCTCCTCCTATTCCGGACGTTGTGTATTATCCAATCACTTTACGGACCGCGACTCCAATCGCGGCGGCTGCTGCCAATCCTGCCGCTGGAAATATGACCTGTTCCAGGATGACCGTCCGGAAGGCACCTGGGTGTCTGAAGAAGAACAGGCCGAAGCTGCTGCTCCGCAGCGTCTTCAGCCAGGTGTAACCCAGCTGCCGCTGCATCAGCCGCAGGACAACCCGTTCTCCATGGGCTCCAAAGACTTGTGCATGCTGGAAAGCATCCCCGATCTGATTGAAGCAGGCATTGACAGCTTTAAGATCGAGGGCCGGATGAAGTCCATCCACTATGTGGCGACTGTCGTGAATGCCTACCGCAAAGCCATTGATGCTTATATGGCCGATCCGGAGCATTACGAGCTTAAGCCGGAATGGCTGGAAGAATTGCAGAAGGCGGCCAACCGTCCGCTGAACACCGGGTTTTTCTACGATACCCCGGATCATGAGGATCATATCTATGAGCCTGAGGAAAAGGCGGCGCCATATGATTTTGCAGGACTAGTTCTGGAGTATGATGCGGAGAGCGGCATGGCGCTGATCCAGCAGCGCAACAACTTCAAGCCGGGGCAGGAAGTGGAATTCTTCGGACCGGATAACACGTTCTTTAAGCAGATTGTAGGGGAACTATGGGATGAGGCAGGGAACAAGCTTGATGTGGCCCGTCACCCGCTTCAGCGCGTGCGCATGAAGGTAGATCACCCGGTAGCTTATTTTGATATGATGCGAAAGAGAAAGTAA
- a CDS encoding IS1182 family transposase, producing MYIQYTMDQLCLPMDLEEDIPENHLVRVVNAAVNRLDDTIFDTAYPGGGRDSYHPKMLTKVIIYAYTQRIYSSRQIAKAVRENIPFMWLAGRQRPDFRTLNRFRSQRMKDVLEMVFTAVLQFLADEKYISFEHYFVDGTKIEANANRYTFVWGKAVSKHKAKLQEKVHALFADIEAAEKQEEQEHRGQDLSELGESAEIDSEKLEQMTQSLESQLLKKPKNKPLKKAVRRLRKDLFPRLLKYEQYQNLLGDRNSFSKTDPDATFMRMKEDHMRNGQLKPGYNVQIGTENQFILAYSLHQRPTDTRCLQPHLEKVRQILGRLPRAVIADAGYGSEENYAYLENEHVKAVVKYGSYHKEKSKAWKENIGKIENWTYDEAVDTWTCPAGQTLHFRKESKETLESGYEIRKRHYRSQSCVGCPLKERCTKAEGNREVVVSLERLRYQKQARAILQSEEGFTLAVRRMTEPESVFGQLKNNRGFRRFLLRGMEKVTLEVGWLSLAHNLLKQAANDQKRRAAILQ from the coding sequence TTGTACATTCAATATACCATGGACCAACTTTGCTTGCCAATGGATCTGGAAGAAGATATTCCCGAAAACCACCTCGTTCGTGTCGTTAACGCAGCCGTCAATCGGCTAGACGACACCATCTTTGACACTGCCTATCCCGGTGGCGGCCGTGACAGCTACCACCCTAAAATGCTCACCAAAGTCATTATCTATGCGTATACGCAGCGCATTTATTCCTCCCGGCAAATCGCCAAAGCGGTCCGAGAAAACATTCCCTTCATGTGGCTAGCGGGACGACAACGCCCGGATTTCCGCACGCTCAACCGCTTTCGTTCTCAGCGGATGAAGGACGTCCTAGAAATGGTATTTACCGCCGTGCTTCAGTTTCTGGCGGACGAGAAATACATCTCCTTCGAGCATTATTTTGTAGATGGCACAAAAATAGAGGCAAATGCGAATCGCTATACCTTCGTGTGGGGTAAAGCCGTTAGTAAGCATAAAGCCAAGCTGCAAGAAAAGGTACATGCATTGTTTGCCGACATTGAGGCTGCAGAGAAACAAGAAGAACAGGAACACCGCGGCCAGGATCTGAGCGAACTTGGCGAGTCCGCCGAGATCGACAGTGAGAAACTTGAACAAATGACCCAGTCGTTAGAGTCGCAACTGCTGAAGAAGCCCAAGAACAAGCCATTGAAAAAAGCGGTTCGGAGGCTCCGTAAGGATCTGTTTCCGAGACTGCTGAAATATGAGCAATACCAAAACCTGCTCGGGGACCGAAACAGCTTTAGTAAGACGGACCCGGATGCCACCTTCATGCGGATGAAGGAAGATCACATGCGAAACGGTCAACTCAAACCCGGCTACAATGTACAGATCGGCACCGAAAACCAGTTTATTTTGGCGTACAGTCTACACCAAAGACCGACGGATACGCGTTGTTTACAGCCGCACTTAGAAAAGGTGCGGCAGATCCTAGGGAGACTTCCGAGGGCGGTGATCGCGGATGCCGGCTACGGCAGTGAAGAAAATTATGCCTATTTGGAAAACGAACACGTGAAGGCCGTGGTCAAATACGGCAGCTACCACAAAGAAAAGAGCAAAGCGTGGAAAGAGAATATCGGAAAGATTGAGAACTGGACGTACGACGAAGCCGTGGATACATGGACATGCCCCGCCGGACAAACGCTGCATTTTCGCAAAGAAAGCAAGGAAACGTTAGAGAGTGGATATGAAATCCGAAAACGTCATTACCGTAGCCAGAGCTGCGTGGGCTGTCCACTGAAGGAAAGATGTACGAAAGCCGAAGGAAATCGGGAAGTGGTTGTCAGTCTGGAACGACTGCGGTACCAGAAACAAGCTCGGGCAATTTTGCAAAGCGAGGAAGGCTTCACTTTGGCCGTACGTCGAATGACAGAACCAGAAAGTGTATTTGGACAACTAAAGAACAACCGGGGTTTCCGGCGGTTTCTGCTTCGCGGCATGGAAAAAGTGACGCTTGAAGTCGGATGGCTTTCCCTTGCCCACAATCTACTGAAGCAAGCTGCAAACGACCAAAAACGCAGAGCAGCGATCCTCCAATAA